From the genome of Streptomyces sp. NBC_01260, one region includes:
- a CDS encoding DUF397 domain-containing protein, with protein sequence MIRAAHRTGLNWFKSSHSSDQGGNCVEVSAHPAAVHVRDSKVTDGPVLTVPPHAWSAFLGATV encoded by the coding sequence ATGATCCGCGCAGCACACCGCACAGGCCTCAACTGGTTCAAGTCCAGCCACAGCAGCGACCAGGGCGGCAACTGCGTAGAGGTCTCGGCCCACCCCGCCGCCGTGCACGTCCGCGACTCCAAGGTCACCGACGGTCCCGTCCTCACCGTCCCCCCGCACGCCTGGTCCGCGTTCCTCGGCGCCACCGTCTGA
- a CDS encoding outer membrane protein assembly factor BamB family protein, with the protein MNARGRSRSQGRHIGRRTVLGAGVVGAGAVVAWKVFGDSEESFATPPERQRAWTYAMDGAAAGVSRLTVSGGSLYVTARGPLSVHAVSTESGRKRWVAEVTGGKQGDATLGPVTVAGTTVYAVAEGGHVNAFADADGSRRWASEPLGGGPPAAPVVIGSTVCVLMRAETTADEAGGTRTLVEGVLCGLDADSGRVKWRAGGDRLLLADRSRGRLIAQARDGDGLSALDADTGERRWSLPKQDSVALGPKLLYATGTGTADELTAYDLSTGERRWKSPAPPKESANAPGAWLTVSADGRTVHACDGGTGAVYAYDATTGDRRWRITVDSPVTPEAASGGATSGGATLFLASSDGFRAAHSVGSGFQNPFSGGGRKPGGYVTARAASDGRQLWRTESDDCTSAPTAAGSAVLVAHTSQVWAYDARTGTARWRVTGEPGAGDVPLVGDGRLYVVTDAGIGAVRV; encoded by the coding sequence GTGAACGCACGGGGTCGGTCCAGGAGCCAGGGACGACACATCGGCCGCCGGACCGTGCTCGGGGCCGGGGTCGTGGGCGCCGGAGCCGTGGTGGCGTGGAAGGTCTTCGGCGACTCGGAGGAGTCCTTTGCGACCCCGCCCGAACGGCAGCGTGCCTGGACGTACGCGATGGACGGGGCCGCCGCCGGGGTGAGCCGGCTGACCGTCTCGGGCGGCTCCCTCTACGTCACGGCCCGCGGCCCGCTCTCCGTGCACGCGGTGAGCACCGAAAGCGGCCGCAAGCGGTGGGTGGCCGAGGTGACCGGCGGCAAGCAGGGGGACGCGACGCTCGGGCCCGTCACGGTGGCCGGCACAACCGTCTACGCCGTGGCCGAGGGCGGACACGTCAACGCCTTCGCGGACGCGGACGGCAGCCGTCGCTGGGCGAGTGAGCCGCTGGGCGGCGGCCCGCCGGCGGCCCCGGTGGTCATCGGCTCGACGGTCTGCGTACTGATGCGGGCGGAGACGACGGCGGACGAGGCCGGCGGCACCCGCACCCTGGTCGAGGGCGTGCTGTGCGGACTGGACGCGGACAGCGGGCGCGTGAAGTGGCGTGCCGGGGGCGACCGGCTGCTGCTGGCGGACCGCTCGCGCGGCCGGCTGATCGCTCAGGCCCGGGACGGCGACGGGCTCTCGGCGCTCGACGCGGACACGGGTGAGCGGCGCTGGTCGCTGCCGAAGCAGGACAGCGTGGCGCTCGGGCCGAAGCTGCTGTACGCGACCGGGACCGGGACGGCGGACGAACTGACCGCTTACGACCTGTCGACCGGGGAGCGGCGCTGGAAGTCCCCCGCGCCGCCGAAGGAGTCCGCGAACGCCCCCGGCGCGTGGCTCACCGTCTCCGCCGACGGGCGCACGGTCCACGCCTGCGACGGCGGGACCGGAGCGGTGTACGCGTATGACGCGACGACGGGCGACAGGCGCTGGCGCATCACGGTCGACTCGCCGGTGACGCCCGAGGCGGCGTCGGGCGGGGCGACGTCGGGCGGGGCGACGCTCTTTCTGGCGTCGAGCGACGGCTTCCGGGCCGCGCACTCGGTCGGCTCGGGCTTCCAGAACCCCTTCTCCGGGGGAGGGAGGAAGCCCGGCGGGTACGTCACCGCGAGGGCCGCGTCCGACGGGAGGCAGTTGTGGCGTACGGAGTCCGACGACTGCACCTCCGCGCCGACCGCGGCGGGGAGCGCGGTACTGGTGGCCCACACCTCGCAGGTGTGGGCCTACGACGCCCGTACCGGAACGGCGCGCTGGCGCGTGACGGGCGAGCCGGGTGCGGGCGACGTCCCGCTGGTCGGCGACGGCAGGCTGTACGTGGTCACGGATGCGGGGATCGGCGCGGTGAGGGTCTGA
- a CDS encoding NAD(P)/FAD-dependent oxidoreductase translates to MSEMTTQMYDVVVIGGGAAGLSGALALSRARRSVLVIDAGSPRNAPASHAHNYLGREGVPPTELLATGREEASGYGAEIVEGEAVTAEKLPGGAGFRVVRADGTAVTARRLLVTTGLVDELPPIPGLAERWGQDVLHCPYCHGWEVRDAPIGILALSPMAVHQALLWRQWSDDVTLFLHNAPEPGDEEYEQLAARGIAVVDGEVTGLEVSGDRLTGVRLAGGRVVPREAVVVQPRFTARSGVLDGLGLHATELEAGGHTIGTYIAADPSGATEVPGVWAAGNVTNLMEQVIGAAGAGLKAASAINADLVGDDTRRAVEARRAPFSAEAERQVCEQTLGSRRHGLQETP, encoded by the coding sequence ATGAGCGAGATGACGACGCAGATGTACGACGTAGTGGTGATCGGTGGCGGGGCCGCCGGTCTGAGCGGGGCCCTGGCGCTGTCCAGGGCGCGGCGTTCGGTGCTGGTGATCGACGCGGGCAGCCCGCGCAACGCACCCGCGTCCCACGCGCACAACTACCTGGGCCGCGAGGGCGTCCCGCCCACCGAGCTGCTGGCCACCGGCCGGGAAGAGGCGTCCGGGTACGGGGCCGAGATCGTCGAGGGTGAGGCCGTGACGGCCGAGAAGCTGCCGGGCGGCGCAGGGTTCCGGGTCGTACGGGCGGACGGCACCGCCGTCACCGCGCGCCGTCTCCTCGTCACCACCGGGCTCGTCGACGAACTGCCGCCGATCCCCGGCCTGGCCGAGCGATGGGGGCAGGACGTGCTGCACTGCCCGTACTGCCACGGCTGGGAGGTGCGGGACGCACCGATCGGCATCCTGGCCCTGAGTCCGATGGCCGTGCACCAGGCGCTGCTCTGGCGGCAGTGGAGCGACGACGTCACCCTCTTCCTGCACAACGCGCCCGAGCCGGGCGACGAGGAGTACGAGCAGCTCGCCGCGCGAGGCATCGCCGTGGTGGACGGGGAGGTGACCGGACTTGAGGTGAGCGGGGACCGCCTCACCGGGGTGCGGCTGGCCGGCGGCCGGGTCGTGCCGCGCGAGGCCGTGGTGGTCCAGCCGCGCTTCACCGCCCGGTCCGGGGTCCTGGACGGCCTCGGGCTGCACGCCACCGAACTGGAGGCGGGCGGCCACACCATCGGTACGTACATCGCGGCCGATCCGTCCGGTGCGACCGAGGTACCCGGTGTCTGGGCCGCCGGTAACGTCACCAACCTGATGGAGCAGGTCATCGGCGCCGCCGGGGCGGGGCTGAAGGCGGCCTCCGCCATCAACGCCGACCTGGTGGGCGACGACACCCGCCGCGCGGTCGAGGCCCGCCGCGCACCCTTCTCGGCGGAGGCCGAGCGCCAGGTCTGCGAGCAGACGCTCGGAAGCCGCCGTCACGGACTGCAGGAGACACCATGA
- a CDS encoding DinB family protein, producing the protein MNANGNADANELDTRDVAAAPALTGERADLLEALTKQRHFLRFTTRDLTDEQAGLRPTASELCLGGLIKHVAQVERSWADFIVHGASAMPDFTAMTEADWARRTDGFRLLPGETLEGVLADYAEAARRTDELLAGLPDLGATHALPKAPWYEGDARWSARRVLMHVIAETAQHAGHADIIRESLDGAKSMG; encoded by the coding sequence ATGAATGCCAACGGCAACGCCGACGCCAATGAGCTGGACACCCGCGACGTGGCCGCCGCCCCGGCCCTCACCGGCGAGCGTGCCGACCTGCTGGAGGCGCTGACCAAGCAGCGGCACTTCCTGCGCTTCACCACCCGTGACCTCACCGACGAGCAGGCCGGGCTGCGGCCCACCGCGAGCGAGCTGTGCCTGGGCGGTCTCATCAAACACGTCGCCCAGGTCGAACGGAGCTGGGCGGACTTCATCGTGCACGGGGCTTCGGCGATGCCGGACTTCACCGCCATGACCGAGGCCGACTGGGCCCGGCGGACCGACGGATTCCGGCTGTTGCCCGGTGAGACGCTGGAGGGTGTGCTGGCCGACTACGCCGAAGCGGCCCGCCGGACCGACGAACTGCTCGCCGGCCTGCCGGACCTGGGCGCCACTCACGCACTGCCGAAGGCTCCCTGGTACGAGGGCGACGCGCGGTGGTCGGCCCGCCGGGTGCTGATGCACGTCATCGCGGAGACCGCCCAGCACGCCGGGCACGCCGACATCATCCGCGAATCGCTGGACGGCGCCAAGAGCATGGGCTGA
- a CDS encoding Scr1 family TA system antitoxin-like transcriptional regulator, translating into MRSEIGDPVVLREQIRHLRQCVELPFLDLQIMPMRLPKHAGLAGPMVLLETADHDHLAYVEGQLTSFLHDDPDDVSVLQLKCGMLRSQALSIEKSTRLLDELLGER; encoded by the coding sequence TTGCGCAGCGAGATCGGGGACCCTGTTGTCCTGCGCGAGCAGATCCGGCACCTGCGACAGTGCGTAGAACTGCCGTTCCTGGATCTCCAGATCATGCCGATGAGACTCCCCAAGCACGCCGGGCTCGCAGGGCCGATGGTTCTGCTGGAGACGGCCGACCACGACCATCTCGCCTACGTCGAGGGGCAGCTCACCAGCTTCCTGCACGATGACCCCGATGACGTCAGCGTGCTCCAATTGAAGTGTGGGATGCTGCGTTCGCAGGCGCTTTCCATTGAGAAGAGCACGCGCCTACTGGACGAACTGCTTGGAGAGAGATGA
- a CDS encoding dihydrofolate reductase family protein: protein MRVVISEFISLDGVVQAPGGAEEDRDGGFAHGGWSHPFFDAEVVGASFSESVDGAGALLFGRRTWQTMAAAWPERAGDPFADRMNTLPKYVVTGTLGDADLTWNNTERIPGEKFTARIQELREQDGGDLLVMGSPTLVRGLLSEGLVDELRLVIMPVLLGGGKSIFPADGGLRTLELVSAVTSGAGVQVCTYRPVAKGR from the coding sequence ATGCGCGTTGTCATCAGCGAGTTCATCAGCCTGGACGGCGTCGTGCAGGCGCCGGGCGGTGCCGAGGAGGACAGGGACGGCGGCTTCGCGCACGGCGGTTGGTCGCACCCGTTCTTCGACGCGGAAGTGGTGGGCGCCTCCTTCAGCGAATCGGTGGACGGGGCCGGGGCCCTGCTGTTCGGCCGCCGCACCTGGCAGACGATGGCCGCGGCATGGCCCGAGCGCGCCGGCGACCCCTTCGCCGACCGGATGAACACCCTCCCGAAGTACGTCGTGACCGGCACCCTGGGCGACGCCGACCTGACGTGGAACAACACCGAGCGCATCCCCGGCGAGAAGTTCACCGCCCGCATCCAGGAGCTGCGTGAGCAGGACGGCGGCGACCTCCTGGTCATGGGAAGCCCCACGCTCGTGCGCGGCCTGCTGAGCGAGGGCCTGGTCGACGAGCTCCGGCTCGTGATCATGCCGGTGCTGCTGGGCGGCGGAAAGTCGATCTTCCCCGCGGACGGCGGACTGCGCACGCTCGAACTGGTCTCGGCCGTCACCAGCGGCGCGGGCGTGCAGGTGTGCACCTACCGGCCGGTGGCGAAGGGGCGGTAG
- a CDS encoding SAM-dependent methyltransferase, whose protein sequence is MTTDSTPSDAELWDERYRESHRIWSGNPNTALVREVEGLTPGRALDLGCGEGADAVWLARWGWQVTATDISRVALDRAAEHAAEAGVAERIDWQFHDLGVSFPEGEYDLVSASFLHSMGDLPREEILRRAASAVAPGGVLLIVGHAGFPAWEHAHADMELPTTEEVLASLELPPGEWDVLVSEEHERVQNDPDGNPTTRTDNALKVRRR, encoded by the coding sequence ATGACAACCGACAGCACGCCGTCCGACGCGGAACTCTGGGACGAGCGCTACCGCGAGAGCCACCGGATCTGGAGCGGGAATCCCAACACCGCGCTCGTCCGTGAAGTGGAGGGGCTGACACCGGGACGCGCCCTCGACCTCGGGTGCGGCGAGGGGGCCGACGCGGTCTGGCTCGCGCGGTGGGGCTGGCAGGTCACCGCCACGGACATCTCGCGCGTCGCTCTCGACCGGGCCGCCGAGCACGCCGCCGAGGCAGGGGTCGCCGAGCGGATCGACTGGCAGTTCCACGACCTCGGGGTCTCCTTCCCCGAGGGGGAGTACGACCTCGTCTCCGCCTCGTTCCTGCACTCGATGGGCGATCTGCCGCGCGAGGAGATCCTGCGGCGGGCGGCCTCGGCCGTCGCACCCGGCGGAGTGCTCCTGATCGTCGGTCACGCGGGCTTCCCGGCGTGGGAGCACGCCCACGCGGACATGGAGCTCCCCACGACCGAGGAGGTGCTCGCCTCCCTCGAACTCCCCCCGGGCGAATGGGACGTGCTGGTCAGCGAGGAGCACGAGCGCGTGCAGAACGACCCGGACGGGAACCCCACCACCCGTACCGACAACGCGCTGAAGGTCCGCCGCCGCTGA
- a CDS encoding MFS transporter, giving the protein MAGRRSLGREFGWLWAAFAVSSYGTGLGFGALPLIAVLVLHSGPTQVAALAAAGRAVGALLAVPLGPWIEFRHKRPVMVSMDLIRFAALTSIPAMFALGRLTFAQLLLVSVVVAAADIAFKAASGAYLKALVPSQDLLVANGRFESTTWTSTMVGPPLGGAAIGLFGPVTTVIADAVSYLLSALGIRAIGGTEPGPSRTGAPRLRAGDLLDGWRYILGHRTLRPLLLNSIVVNGLIMASGPLLAVLLLGPLGFTPWQYGLVFAAPCVGGLVGSRLAHPLAARFGQHRMMLLTGVLRAVWPIGLAFVGPGVPGMALIIVVQLGLVTCCGLFNPLLATYRLDHTEPDRVARALSAWSISSSAAIAAMTALWGLLAAVTSPRTAIAAAGVLLLATPLLLPRGESAPGPEPVGAEGAVDRV; this is encoded by the coding sequence ATGGCGGGCAGACGGTCGTTGGGGCGGGAATTCGGTTGGCTGTGGGCCGCGTTCGCGGTCAGCTCGTACGGCACAGGGCTCGGATTCGGCGCGTTGCCCCTGATCGCGGTCCTCGTACTGCACAGCGGGCCGACCCAGGTGGCGGCACTGGCCGCCGCCGGGCGGGCGGTGGGGGCCCTGCTCGCCGTGCCGCTCGGTCCCTGGATCGAGTTCCGGCACAAGCGACCGGTCATGGTGTCGATGGACCTGATCCGGTTCGCGGCGCTGACGAGCATCCCCGCGATGTTCGCGCTCGGCCGGCTCACCTTCGCCCAGCTCCTCCTCGTCTCCGTCGTCGTCGCCGCGGCCGACATCGCGTTCAAGGCGGCGAGCGGGGCGTATCTGAAGGCGCTCGTACCGTCGCAGGACCTGCTCGTCGCGAACGGCCGGTTCGAATCCACCACGTGGACCTCGACCATGGTCGGACCACCGCTCGGCGGGGCCGCGATCGGGCTGTTCGGCCCGGTGACGACCGTGATCGCCGACGCGGTCAGCTACCTGCTCTCGGCGCTGGGCATCCGCGCCATCGGCGGCACGGAACCCGGCCCCTCGCGAACGGGTGCACCGCGGCTCCGAGCGGGCGATCTGCTCGACGGCTGGCGCTACATCCTCGGACACCGGACGCTGCGCCCACTGCTCCTCAACTCGATCGTCGTCAACGGCCTGATCATGGCCTCCGGGCCACTGCTCGCCGTACTCCTGCTGGGCCCTCTCGGGTTCACACCCTGGCAGTACGGTCTCGTGTTCGCGGCCCCCTGCGTCGGCGGCCTCGTCGGCTCACGCCTCGCGCACCCGCTCGCGGCGCGGTTCGGGCAGCACCGGATGATGCTCCTGACCGGGGTGCTGCGTGCGGTCTGGCCCATCGGGCTGGCGTTCGTCGGGCCCGGTGTCCCGGGGATGGCGCTCATCATCGTCGTCCAGCTCGGCCTGGTGACCTGCTGCGGCCTGTTCAACCCGCTGCTGGCCACCTACCGGCTCGACCACACCGAGCCCGACCGGGTCGCCCGCGCCCTGTCCGCCTGGTCGATCAGCAGCAGCGCCGCCATCGCGGCCATGACGGCCCTGTGGGGTCTGCTGGCCGCCGTCACCAGCCCCCGCACCGCGATCGCCGCGGCAGGAGTCCTCCTCCTGGCCACCCCGCTGCTGCTGCCGCGCGGTGAGAGCGCCCCCGGGCCGGAGCCCGTCGGCGCCGAGGGAGCCGTAGACCGCGTCTGA
- a CDS encoding YciI family protein, which produces MKFLIGLHINPAVMDALTDEEKAAIGAGHGTFTESLKKSGELISTLALVDPSQAVVVSVHNGQPVVTDGPFLESKEFLGGFYLVDCENKDRAIELAAQIPDTAIEGMGVEVRQVMFADGHLEA; this is translated from the coding sequence ATGAAGTTCCTGATCGGCCTGCACATCAACCCGGCCGTCATGGACGCGCTGACGGACGAGGAGAAGGCGGCGATCGGCGCCGGCCACGGCACGTTCACCGAGTCGCTGAAGAAGTCCGGCGAGCTGATCAGCACCCTGGCGCTGGTCGACCCGTCCCAGGCCGTCGTGGTGTCCGTGCACAACGGCCAGCCCGTGGTGACCGACGGGCCCTTCCTGGAGTCCAAGGAGTTCCTCGGCGGCTTCTACCTGGTCGACTGCGAGAACAAGGACCGGGCGATCGAGCTGGCAGCGCAGATCCCGGACACCGCGATCGAGGGCATGGGTGTCGAGGTGCGCCAGGTGATGTTCGCCGACGGACACTTGGAGGCATGA
- a CDS encoding RNA polymerase sigma factor, which yields MTEPPIEDLLRELTPQVLGTLVRRHGRFEGCEDAVQEAVLAAAVQWPDGGVPDNPRGWLMTVASRRLIDQLRSEHARREREAATAAEVLPEDVPGTDDTLDLLFLCCHPTLTAASRTALTLRAVGGLTTAEIARAFLVPEATMAARISRAKQRIKAAGSSFDLPDGAEREERLRVVLHVLYLIFNEGYSASSGSELYRADLAREAIRLVRMVHAQLPQDGEVAGLLALMLLTHARREARTTPAGDLVPLDEQDRTTWDRRLIDEGMQLVKASLAPPTLGPYRLQAAIAATHAAADTAEETDWPQVHALYLILERIAPNPMVTLNRAIALAETVGPAAGLALLSTLDSDERMAGHHRLLSVRAHLLEQNGDTAGAYEHYRLAAKSTASIAEQRYLESRAGQVRTRMPPHSRD from the coding sequence ATGACAGAGCCCCCCATCGAGGACCTGCTGCGTGAACTCACGCCGCAGGTCCTCGGCACGTTGGTACGAAGGCACGGCCGGTTCGAAGGGTGCGAGGACGCCGTGCAGGAGGCCGTCCTCGCCGCCGCCGTGCAGTGGCCGGACGGGGGAGTACCGGACAACCCGCGCGGCTGGCTGATGACCGTCGCGTCCCGGCGGCTCATCGACCAGCTGCGCAGCGAGCACGCGCGCCGCGAGCGGGAGGCGGCCACCGCCGCCGAGGTGCTGCCCGAGGACGTACCCGGCACCGACGACACACTCGACCTGCTGTTCCTGTGCTGCCACCCGACGCTGACCGCGGCGTCCCGGACCGCCCTGACGCTGCGGGCGGTCGGCGGCCTGACCACGGCCGAGATCGCCCGCGCGTTCCTGGTGCCGGAGGCCACGATGGCGGCCAGGATCAGCCGGGCCAAACAGCGGATCAAAGCCGCCGGGAGCTCGTTCGACCTGCCGGACGGCGCGGAGCGCGAGGAGCGGCTACGGGTCGTCCTGCACGTGCTCTACCTGATCTTCAACGAGGGCTACAGCGCCTCCTCGGGCAGCGAGCTGTACCGCGCCGACCTCGCGCGCGAGGCGATCCGGCTGGTCAGGATGGTGCACGCGCAGCTGCCCCAGGACGGCGAGGTGGCCGGGCTGCTCGCGCTGATGCTGCTGACCCACGCCCGCCGGGAGGCGCGCACGACGCCGGCCGGTGACCTGGTGCCGCTGGACGAGCAGGACCGTACGACCTGGGACCGCCGGCTGATCGACGAGGGCATGCAGTTGGTGAAGGCCTCGCTGGCGCCCCCGACCCTCGGGCCCTACCGGCTGCAGGCGGCCATCGCCGCCACGCACGCCGCAGCGGACACGGCCGAGGAGACCGACTGGCCGCAGGTGCACGCCCTCTACCTGATCCTGGAACGGATCGCGCCCAACCCGATGGTCACCCTCAACCGGGCGATCGCGCTCGCCGAGACCGTGGGCCCGGCGGCCGGGCTCGCCCTGCTGTCCACCCTGGACAGCGACGAGCGGATGGCCGGGCACCACCGGCTGTTGTCCGTACGGGCGCATCTGCTGGAGCAGAACGGCGACACGGCCGGGGCGTACGAGCACTACCGGCTCGCCGCGAAGTCGACCGCGAGCATCGCCGAGCAGCGGTACCTGGAATCCAGGGCCGGGCAGGTGAGAACACGGATGCCACCGCACTCCCGCGACTGA